In Microvirga sp. 17 mud 1-3, the genomic window GAGGCCGCCGCTTTCCTCGACGAGCTGCGCCATCTCGGCTCGAAGGACTTCAGCTTCGGCATCGATCCGGGTCAGGCGCTCGCGCGCATCGGCGCCGCCGCGCGCCAGATCGGCGATGTGGGTCAGGATGTCTTGCGCCGGCGCGGGATTTTCAAGGCCCGGCAATGCGCCCGGCAAAGCCTGCAGGCAGGACAGGCGCGCCTCGGCACGGCGCAGGCGCTCCGTGGTTTCAAGAACCGCGCGGGCAATGCGCTGCCGCTCCCCGTGCCGCTGCAGCTGAAGGCCAAGGGCCGCGACGCTTGCCGGATCGGGCAGCGCCGCCGTGGCCTGCGTCCGGGCCCGGGCCCGTGACAGATTGCGGGCGAGATCCTGCAGCAGGGTGTGCACACGCCCAAGGGAATCGAGGCGCCGTTCCGCGTCCCCGATCGCGACGGCGCGCTTCTGCGCGTCCGCGAGAGCGGCCTTCAGGCCGTCGAGGACCGTAAGAGATTCGAGTTCCTCCTGCAGGGCCGCGAGCTCCCGCTCACCGTTGCGCACCAGCGCATTGTCGCGGGTGCAGCGCTCGCGGTGGATCGCCAGCATGTCGCGAATGTAGCCGGCCTCCTGCCCGATGGAGAGAACGGCCGAGCGGCGCGAGGCGGGCTCACCCAACAGGAAGACCGGAAACTTCTGGTGCGCGATGTGGACGTCGAGATCCTCAACCTTCCGGATCTGGAACAGCTCCGCCACCCAGTCCGGCACCGCGCGCCCGCCGGACTCGTAGCGCATGCCCTGCCGCTCCACGACGCTGCCGTCCGCTTCGTGCAGCGACCAGACATTGACGGGCGTGCGGCGCGGCTGGCGCGTGAAGCGCAAGATCCGCCGTCCGGCGACGCCGATCTCGACAATCGCGGCCTTCGCGCCGGCGCGCACGAGACTGTCGCGCGCCTCGCCGTAGAACACCGCGCGCAGGGCACGGATGAAGGTGGACTTGCCGCGATTGTTCGGCCCGATCAGCGCATTGACGCCCGGGCTCAAGGGAAGCGTCGCGTCCGCATAGGCCTGGACATTGACGAGGCGGATGAAGCGCAGCCCCGGCGCCGCATCGTCGTCCCAGAGCGCATCGCAATCCGTGGTCTCGACCGTGACGCCGGACATGGGCTCGCCGGAAATGCGCGCGATGTGGAAGCGGTCGGAGAATTCCGACAGGTCGTGATGCGAAACCGCGAAGCACTGCACGCCGAGCCGCCGGGCGCCGTCCTCGAGAACACGGTAGAACGACGCGACCCGCTCGGGCGCGATCCAGCAATCGGCCTCGTCGAGAGCGAGGAAACGCGCGACATCGGCCTTCACGACCGCGATAAGCCGCAAAGCCATGCCGACCACATTGGTGAGCGCGCCGCCATTGTCTTCCAGCACATCCTCGAGATTGCCGTCGGGACGCCGCACGCAGATGTCGAGCGCCGCAAGGCCACGCTCGGTCGACAGGTCGAGAGCAACCGGCTTCTCGCCCGGCAGGACCTCCTGCACCAGGGCCGAGAGGAGCGTCTCGAACGCTTCCAGGTTGCGCCGGCTGGCGCTGCCATGAACGGCCTCGATGAAGGCCTCCACCTCGTCCTTTACGGCAAGGCGGCCCTTGGCAAGTTCGATCTCTCGCGTCAGCTCGTCGCTGCGTGTCTTCAAGGCGTCGCGCCGCCCGTCGAGCCGCGCCAGCGCCGCCGCCGCGCGGGCGACTCTCTGGCCGACCATCCCGGCATCCGTCACGGTTCGCTCCCCAATTGCCGCAGACGGGTCTCGACCTCGCGCAGGACGGAATCGAATTCCTCGACACGTTTCGCATTCTCGGACAGGGCCGCGTCGATCAGTCGCCGCAGCTCTGCTTCGTCGTCGGTGCCGAATTCCTCGCGTGCCCTGGTGCGGGCCTGGTCGAGCTCACGCGCCAGCCTGTCGACCTCGCCTTCAGCGCGGATCCGTTCGGCACGCAGGCGCTCGAAGGTGGCGCGCATCTTCTCCAGCCGCCCGAGACTGTCGTTCTCCGGGCGTTTCAGGCTCGTCATCGTCGGGCGTCTCCATTCCACGGTGCGGCGATTCATCCATCAAGCTGAGCAGTAAAGAGCCGCGAGAACTTTTGTCGTCATCTCGCAGGCCGCCAGCACGATCCCTTTAATCCTACGCCACTGTTTCCCACATAATATCCGTTACTCCGAGATTACAGCCCGCGCGAGCGCATTTGCTTGACACCGAATCTCGCAGGCGTATGTTCTCATTTTGTTCCTGTTTCAACTCATGCGCGTCGGTGATGGCGCCTTTATGGCGTCGGATGAATACCGGGAGGATGTCGGAATGACGGCCGTAGCGGACGAACAATCGATCGTCGGGAACGAGGCGATCTTCGAGAACGAAGACTGGCTCGTGACCGCAAGCGGCCTCGAGCACAAGGGAACGGGCTATTTCATCGGCCGGGAGAGCCTGGGCTCCAGGCGCGGCGACGGGCTCTGGGCCTGGCCGCTGCACATGGCCGAGAAGAGCTGGTGCGCCATGACGCCCTTCTCGGAGGCTTTCGCCTGCGCGGTGGCTTTTCACCGGATCGATTCGGACATCGACCTCGCCCGAAGCTTCACCATTGCCCGGCGGGATATCGCCTCCTGGCCGCAGGCGGCCGAGGCCGAAAAATCGGTCCCGTCCCCCCTCATGACCTTGCAACGGACGCCCCGGAATCCCATCTATGTAGGACGCAAATACGCAGACAATTCAGAGAATTGCGAGGCTTCCAGGCCCTCCGCGAATCCTCGCTTCCGCGACCCCGATGGCCTCCGCGCCTCCCCGTCCCGGACGCGCCTTCGTTCCTCCCGCTTCGATCTCGTGCGGGCCCCGAAGCGGATCCGCAGGACTGGTACGAAGCTCGTTCGGATGATCCAAGCCGCATGGAACATAAAGTGAACTTATGGCCAAGCTCGCCCCCTGCCCGGTCGGCCGAGAGGTCGTTTCGCCGGGCTGGTGGAACGCACGACATGACGGCTCCGCCGGAGACCGCTGAGGACTTCGCCGGGCACGTGATCTTCGCGATCTGCCAGGCGAGCGTCACGCCCTCCGTCGGGCGGCGAGCCCATGAGCAGTGCATGCGCGCGCTCGCCATGGGCGCCACGGCCCGGCTGGGTTTTCGCCACCCCGGCAAGGCGGATGCGATCGACCGCGTCTGGCGCGAGCGCGACCGCCTCTTCGCTGATTACCTGGCGAGCAACGACAAGCTCTCGTTCCTGGCGAACCTGCCGTGGATCGGCCCCGTGACGAAGAGAACCCTGGCCCGCCGGCTCGGCCTCATGGCCGCGCAGGAGCATCGGGCCGTTGCCTGAAACCGAAGAAGAACGACAAGAAGAGGTGTCACCGATGTCCAAGGAACGTGCAAGCGATGTGGGATTCTGCGTCGTCGACAGCAATGCCGACGTCATCGCCGATAACCTCATCCACCGGATCCGCGAAAACGCCGTCGAAATGGAAAGCCAGGTCAACCGGCTCTATCGCGGCCGTCATGCCTACGATCTCGGCGAAGGGTCTAGAGCCGATCTCGGCAAGCTCATCGAGCGGCTGAACTACATGGCCAGGACCCTGCGCGAGATCGAGGGCGCGCAGTCGAACGTCGTCTATCTCCAGGCGGCTGAGTAATCCTTCGCCAGACCTTTTTCTCCGCCGCGATCCCGCGGCGGATTTTTTATGCGCATTGTCCCTCGCATCGTGCCGGGAAGCGGACCCGACTTCCCGCAGGTGCAACCCTTCGGAGCGTTTTGAACGATCCGCAGATCAAGGACGAGCATCGGATCAGCGTCGAGACGGCCTCCATGGTTGGATCCCCTGCCCGGCGCCTGCGGCCTCGCGTTTTGGCCCGCATCGCGCCTTCCTTTCCGGTCTCCACCCTACAGCCCTCGTCCTGTTCCCCACTCCTTCCACAGTGAAGCTTCTCAACGCTCGCCCGGTCGCCCGCCGGCCGACACTGCCCTTGCCATTTTCCAAGAACAAATATAGAACGGAACCGATGTCCTCGTTCGGGGCAGGAGAGCGAAACCGACCTGACAGACGTCAGGAGAGATGAAGTGGAGATGTCCCATGGCGGGCAGTGTGAACAAGGTGATATTGGTGGGGAACCTGGGGCGTGACCCTGAGGTGCGCCGGCTGAATTCGGGCGAGCCGGTGGTAAACCTGCGGATCGCCACCTCGGAGACCTGGAAGGACAAGGCCTCGGGCGAGCGCAAGGAAAAGACCGAGTGGCACTCGGTGGTAATCTTCAACGAGAACCTGGCCCGGGTGGCCGAGCAGTACCTGAAGAAGGGCTCGAAAGTCTATATCGAGGGGCAGCTGCAGACCCGCAAATGGCAGGACCAGAGCGGGGCCGAGAAATACACCACCGAGGTGGTGCTGCAGCGCTTCCGCGGCGAGCTGACGATCCTGGACAGCCGCGGCGGCGGCTCGTCGGAATATGGCGAGGAGGAGCAAGGCCAGGTCAGCCGCGGCGGCGAGTTCGGCCGCTCCTCGCCGATGGAGCGCCGTCCGGCGGCCGCACCGAGCGGCGGCGGCTCGCGCTTCAACGACCTCGACGACGACATTCCGTTCTAGGTCGCGCCCCTCTCCCGGATCCCGGATGTTTCCGGGATCCGTTTTTGTATGCGCAACCCGGAATCATTCGCATTGCGTCGGGAGAGGGTCGGGGTGAGGGCGCGACCTCTCCGGAGAAGCCGCAACCCTCACCCGGTGCTGCGCACCGACCTCTCCCTCCAGGAGAGGTGAAGGAAGCGCTACTCCGCTCTCCTTCCGCAATCTCGGATAGGCGTAGGAAGCGCTGCCCTGCTCTCCTCCCCCTTGTGGGGAGGAGCTGGAGGTGGGGGTGTCGGCGCTGAGCCGAATCCAGGCTGGCGCTCACACCCCCACCCTGACCCTCCCCACAAGGGGGAGGGAATGCCGGCGTGCTTGCTCTGTCTGTTCCGCTTTCGTTCTTGACAGGCCGAGCTAGCTAAGCTATATCCTTGCGCATCCGGTCCCGCCGAGGGACGCGCTCGCGAGGCGTCGCCGAATGCGGGGGCCGGAACGGTCCTGCGGTCCCACCCGACGCAAGGTGGCGCCCAGGGGGCCCCGGCGCCGCTCGCGTTCTCGACACGCGACGCCGCGACCGGGCAGTACGTGACCCTTCCGCCGCCGGTCCGCCGAAACAAACCGTGCGCGCTGAGGCTTCGGCTCACCGCATTTCCCCATCCCCCCATCCGAGCCGGAGCGATCCAGAGCGTCCCCCTCGATCCTGCTTCACCCTCCGGGCCGAACAGCCCGGAGGGTGAAGCGGCATGCCTTCAAGGCGCCATCGTCATTGCAAACCGCTTCCCCGTCATTCCGGGGCAGTGCGAAGCGTTGGGCCCGGAACCCATAACCATTGAGCTTTCCAAGAAAGGCGAGGTGGTTCTTACAGCTCCTTATTCCGCACCGTCAGCGGTTATGGGTTCCGGGCTCGCCTTCGGCGCCCCGGAATGACGGAGGAAGCGCGACACCTCCCCTCCCCCTTGGGGAGGGCCAGGGTGGGGGTGTGAGCGCTACGGTCTGAAAGTCCAGCCCCCTCTCCAACTCTCCCCCACAAGGGGGGAGAGCAACGCGGCGCATCCGATGGACGCCTGAGATCCGTGAAGGGAGAGCCGTGTTGCCCTCCGAGAACTCTTGAGACCCATGGGGCAGGCACGAAACAATCCCCCACTCCCGCCCCTAATCCGGCCCGACCCGAGCCCGGGCAGCCCGCTCGGCCTGGCGCAGGCGGCGGGCGGCTTCGCGCAGCTCCTCCCGGTCCGGGAGCCACCAGCCCCGGCTTGCCC contains:
- a CDS encoding AAA family ATPase — its product is MTDAGMVGQRVARAAAALARLDGRRDALKTRSDELTREIELAKGRLAVKDEVEAFIEAVHGSASRRNLEAFETLLSALVQEVLPGEKPVALDLSTERGLAALDICVRRPDGNLEDVLEDNGGALTNVVGMALRLIAVVKADVARFLALDEADCWIAPERVASFYRVLEDGARRLGVQCFAVSHHDLSEFSDRFHIARISGEPMSGVTVETTDCDALWDDDAAPGLRFIRLVNVQAYADATLPLSPGVNALIGPNNRGKSTFIRALRAVFYGEARDSLVRAGAKAAIVEIGVAGRRILRFTRQPRRTPVNVWSLHEADGSVVERQGMRYESGGRAVPDWVAELFQIRKVEDLDVHIAHQKFPVFLLGEPASRRSAVLSIGQEAGYIRDMLAIHRERCTRDNALVRNGERELAALQEELESLTVLDGLKAALADAQKRAVAIGDAERRLDSLGRVHTLLQDLARNLSRARARTQATAALPDPASVAALGLQLQRHGERQRIARAVLETTERLRRAEARLSCLQALPGALPGLENPAPAQDILTHIADLARGGADARERLTRIDAEAEVLRAEMAQLVEESGGLCPTCGGPVSAETLLDHQAHSAMERMTA
- a CDS encoding single-stranded DNA-binding protein; translation: MAGSVNKVILVGNLGRDPEVRRLNSGEPVVNLRIATSETWKDKASGERKEKTEWHSVVIFNENLARVAEQYLKKGSKVYIEGQLQTRKWQDQSGAEKYTTEVVLQRFRGELTILDSRGGGSSEYGEEEQGQVSRGGEFGRSSPMERRPAAAPSGGGSRFNDLDDDIPF